The Campylobacter sp. CNRCH_2014_0184h genome has a window encoding:
- a CDS encoding anaerobic C4-dicarboxylate transporter family protein has translation MDVIFILEFFIIFSMIAIGGRYGGIGLGVAGGLGMCILVLVFGMQPASLPVSVVFIILAVITCVSVLQSAGGLDLLVKIAEKILKKKPQAIVFMGPLISSAFTIFCGTTYVAFSIYPVIAEVAADAKIRPERALSVSVVAAGIGVIASPMSAATAAMVAVLAFSGTTIVQILMVSLPAFFIGVFLACLSVLKRGKELEQDEEFQKRVRAGEYHFLSEDLQNKDSEHDPMARRSLYIFALGILTIIFFGTFTNLLPHYELANGKIERLSTPNLIQMIMLATACLIMLFAKVPANKLGEASVFRSGLIGVVGVFGIAWMTGTFFETYKPLFSDSLSHIVEDYPYLFGVALFAFSMVIFSPSATVAALMPLGVSLGIPPQILIVLYPCVSGDFIVPGANQIACVAFDRTGTTKIGKFVINHSYLRPGFVLIISATIAGYFISKLVF, from the coding sequence ATGGATGTTATTTTTATATTAGAATTTTTCATCATTTTTTCTATGATAGCCATAGGTGGTAGATATGGCGGTATAGGACTTGGGGTTGCAGGTGGGCTTGGTATGTGTATTTTGGTTTTGGTCTTTGGTATGCAACCAGCTTCACTTCCTGTGAGTGTTGTGTTTATTATACTTGCTGTGATTACTTGTGTGAGTGTTTTACAAAGCGCAGGTGGGCTTGATTTACTAGTAAAAATAGCAGAGAAAATTCTAAAGAAAAAACCTCAAGCTATTGTTTTTATGGGACCTTTGATTAGCTCTGCTTTTACGATTTTTTGCGGTACTACTTATGTGGCTTTTTCTATTTATCCAGTGATTGCTGAAGTGGCAGCTGATGCTAAAATTCGCCCCGAAAGAGCGCTTTCGGTTTCAGTTGTAGCAGCAGGTATTGGTGTTATAGCTTCACCTATGAGTGCAGCTACTGCTGCTATGGTGGCTGTTTTAGCTTTTAGTGGTACAACAATAGTGCAAATTTTAATGGTAAGTTTGCCAGCCTTTTTTATAGGTGTGTTTCTTGCTTGTTTGAGTGTTTTAAAAAGAGGAAAAGAGCTTGAGCAAGATGAGGAATTTCAAAAAAGAGTAAGAGCAGGAGAATATCATTTTTTAAGTGAAGATTTGCAAAATAAAGATAGCGAACATGATCCTATGGCTAGAAGGTCTTTGTATATTTTTGCTTTAGGGATTTTAACTATTATTTTCTTTGGAACTTTTACGAATTTATTGCCTCATTATGAGCTTGCAAATGGTAAAATAGAAAGACTTTCTACTCCAAATTTAATCCAAATGATCATGCTTGCAACGGCTTGTTTGATTATGCTTTTTGCTAAAGTTCCTGCTAATAAGCTTGGTGAAGCTTCGGTATTTAGATCAGGACTTATAGGAGTTGTAGGGGTTTTTGGTATAGCTTGGATGACAGGAACATTTTTTGAAACTTATAAGCCTTTATTTAGTGATTCTTTATCGCATATTGTAGAGGATTATCCGTATTTATTTGGGGTGGCTTTATTTGCCTTTTCTATGGTGATTTTTTCTCCTTCAGCAACAGTGGCTGCTTTGATGCCTTTGGGTGTGAGTTTGGGAATTCCTCCTCAAATTCTTATTGTGCTTTATCCTTGTGTGAGTGGAGATTTTATAGTGCCAGGAGCTAATCAAATAGCATGTGTGGCTTTTGATAGAACAGGCACAACAAAAATAGGTAAATTCGTGATCAATCACTCTTATTTAAGACCAGGTTTTGTTTTGATTATTAGTGCGACTATTGCAGGTTATTTTATCTCTAAGCTTGTATTTTAG
- a CDS encoding YheO-like PAS sensor domain-containing protein, with translation MDEQQKELFIKLTQFLGQVLGDQYEIVFHVIAPEGSYIAAIANNHISGRTINSPLTSFASELVQEKEYLNKDFLCDYKAKVGKSKIVTGSTFFIKNQNKIVGILCINHDTTELRNAISKIIELEKINDFSDLLDIHNQNNVNLHNVSNIETLSHSIEDILAENIDLKYLNSGYSLSTEQKDEIIKKLHSKGIFNIKGSIPIVAKSLNISEPSVYRYLQKLKNNL, from the coding sequence ATGGATGAGCAACAAAAAGAATTATTTATCAAACTTACTCAGTTTTTAGGACAGGTGCTTGGGGATCAATATGAAATAGTTTTTCATGTGATTGCACCTGAGGGTTCATATATTGCAGCCATTGCAAATAACCACATTAGTGGAAGAACCATTAATTCTCCATTAACTTCTTTTGCAAGTGAGCTTGTACAAGAAAAAGAGTATTTAAACAAAGATTTTTTATGTGATTATAAAGCAAAGGTTGGAAAGTCTAAGATCGTTACTGGATCAACTTTTTTCATTAAAAATCAAAATAAAATCGTGGGAATTTTATGTATAAATCACGATACCACAGAGCTTAGAAATGCTATTAGCAAAATCATAGAACTTGAAAAAATCAATGATTTTAGTGATTTGTTAGATATTCATAATCAAAACAATGTAAATTTACACAATGTGAGTAATATAGAAACACTTAGCCATTCTATAGAAGATATTTTAGCTGAAAACATAGACTTAAAATATTTAAATTCAGGATATAGCTTAAGCACTGAGCAAAAAGATGAGATTATTAAAAAGCTTCATTCAAAAGGAATTTTTAACATCAAAGGAAGCATACCTATAGTTGCTAAGTCGCTTAATATATCAGAACCTAGTGTCTATAGGTATTTACAAAAACTTAAAAACAATCTCTAA
- a CDS encoding Rid family detoxifying hydrolase, producing the protein MANYPKAIGPYSAYREANGLLFISGQLPINPESGNIESEDVKEQTRQSLLNIKAILEENNLYFNNVVKTTCFLANIDDFVAFNEVYSEFFAAPYPARSAFAVKDLPKGAKVEIEVIAHKG; encoded by the coding sequence ATGGCAAATTATCCAAAGGCTATAGGACCATATTCAGCTTATAGAGAAGCTAATGGTTTGTTATTTATTTCAGGACAACTTCCTATTAATCCAGAAAGTGGAAATATAGAAAGTGAAGATGTAAAAGAACAAACAAGACAATCATTGTTAAATATTAAGGCTATATTAGAAGAAAATAATCTTTATTTTAATAATGTAGTTAAAACAACTTGCTTTTTAGCAAATATTGATGATTTTGTGGCTTTCAATGAGGTTTATTCTGAATTTTTCGCAGCTCCATATCCTGCAAGAAGTGCTTTTGCGGTAAAAGATCTTCCTAAGGGTGCTAAAGTGGAGATAGAGGTTATTGCTCATAAAGGATAG
- the dcuC gene encoding C4-dicarboxylate transporter DcuC, which yields MLGLFFAGCSVFLLVFMLYKKINAHMALLLSGLFLLALAGIFGLSPIISEKQSLHLGLFDIFQVVNTKMSSTLAGLGLTLMCIAGFSAYMDHVGASYALFKVFERPLKAVKSPYILLLVSYFVIQFLVLFIPSHAGLALLLMVTMYPILVRSGVSKLSALSIIAICQYIDHGPGSGNVILAAKTAEIDPAVYFVHYQLPTTVPIIIAVGIAIYFCSKYFDKKENFTFNRDDVEKELAEHDGKSEELKKPPRIYAILPIIPLVLILGFSSVLDSIMVLMGLTTMEEVKAASSTAIRMNVPVAMMISTFIAIIFEIIRYRSLIDTLNSIMVFFKGMGHLFVITVSLIVCGQVFASGLLSVGFVDTLIGFAKDAGFGVLAIIIAVSILLAVCAFLMGSGNAAFFSFAPLIPNIAKSFGVDTIAMIAPIQIMTGFGRCVSPIAPAILAISAMAKVNPLQVVKRTAIPMLVAAIVNVIMTYIYL from the coding sequence ATGTTGGGTTTATTTTTTGCAGGATGTTCTGTATTTTTACTTGTATTTATGCTCTATAAAAAAATCAACGCTCATATGGCGTTGCTTTTAAGTGGTTTATTCTTGCTAGCTTTAGCAGGAATTTTTGGACTTTCTCCTATTATTAGTGAAAAGCAATCTTTACATTTAGGTCTTTTTGATATTTTCCAAGTAGTAAATACCAAAATGTCAAGTACTTTAGCAGGTCTTGGACTTACTTTGATGTGTATAGCAGGATTTTCTGCTTATATGGATCATGTGGGTGCAAGTTATGCTTTATTTAAAGTATTTGAAAGACCTTTAAAGGCAGTAAAATCACCTTATATTTTATTGCTAGTTTCATATTTTGTAATCCAGTTTTTAGTGCTTTTTATACCTTCACATGCAGGTTTAGCACTTTTGCTTATGGTTACAATGTATCCTATTTTAGTGCGCTCAGGTGTTTCTAAACTTTCTGCACTTTCAATTATTGCTATTTGTCAATACATTGACCATGGCCCAGGTAGTGGTAATGTTATTTTGGCCGCAAAAACAGCTGAAATTGATCCTGCGGTATATTTTGTGCATTATCAGCTTCCTACAACTGTGCCTATTATCATAGCAGTAGGTATTGCGATTTATTTTTGCTCAAAATATTTTGATAAAAAAGAAAATTTCACATTTAACCGCGATGATGTTGAAAAAGAATTAGCAGAACATGATGGCAAAAGTGAAGAGCTTAAAAAGCCACCTAGAATTTATGCGATTTTACCTATTATACCTTTAGTGTTAATTTTGGGCTTTAGTAGTGTATTAGATAGCATTATGGTGCTAATGGGGCTTACCACTATGGAAGAGGTTAAAGCAGCTTCATCTACTGCTATTAGAATGAATGTACCAGTTGCTATGATGATTTCAACCTTTATAGCGATTATTTTTGAAATCATTCGTTATAGAAGTTTGATTGATACTTTAAATTCTATCATGGTATTTTTCAAAGGTATGGGACATTTGTTTGTAATCACAGTTTCTTTGATCGTTTGTGGACAAGTTTTTGCAAGCGGACTTTTATCAGTTGGCTTTGTGGATACTTTAATAGGTTTTGCAAAAGATGCAGGTTTTGGAGTGCTTGCTATTATTATAGCAGTTTCTATTTTGCTTGCTGTATGTGCATTTTTAATGGGTTCAGGAAATGCAGCATTTTTCTCTTTTGCGCCACTTATCCCAAATATAGCAAAATCTTTTGGCGTTGATACCATAGCTATGATAGCACCTATTCAAATCATGACAGGTTTTGGTAGATGTGTTTCACCTATTGCACCTGCTATTTTGGCGATTTCAGCTATGGCTAAAGTAAATCCATTACAAGTTGTAAAAAGAACGGCTATTCCTATGCTTGTAGCTGCTATTGTTAATGTGATTATGACTTATATTTATCTATAA
- the metC gene encoding cystathionine beta-lyase — translation MNNKTKLIHLGRGDQNAEVRSVNPTLMRASTILFKDHATWQKYRELRKTDRVLSYGARGTATNFELEKLICALEGGHRAQLFPTGLAALAMVLLNYASKDAHFLITDAIYGPVRTICDLFLTKMGVEIDFLKADASDVEEKIKPNTKLILCESPGSILYEIIDLPKLCEIAHKHNIPVAIDNTYSSGYFLNPLELGVDISVIAATKYLSGHSDVTMGIVVINEKEWKNFDKLPEALGFTTSPDDAYLVLRGMRTLDVRMKAHEKSADEVVEFLQSRKEVKTIFYPKLKTHPNHEVFMRDHKGANGMVTIEFADGISKEQAIEFVDNLEYFSIGASWGGYESLATVTTPPRTATDWSARGPFVRFHIGLEDSKDLIADLKQAFEKINFKG, via the coding sequence ATGAACAACAAAACTAAATTAATCCATCTAGGAAGAGGCGATCAAAATGCTGAAGTAAGATCAGTTAATCCAACCCTAATGCGTGCATCAACTATACTTTTTAAAGATCATGCAACTTGGCAAAAATACCGCGAGCTAAGAAAAACAGATCGTGTTTTAAGTTATGGCGCTAGAGGAACAGCTACAAATTTTGAACTTGAAAAACTAATTTGTGCACTTGAAGGAGGCCATAGAGCGCAACTTTTCCCAACAGGACTTGCAGCGCTAGCTATGGTGCTTTTAAATTATGCTAGCAAAGATGCTCATTTTTTAATCACTGATGCTATTTATGGACCTGTTAGAACAATTTGTGATTTATTTTTAACTAAAATGGGTGTAGAAATTGACTTTTTAAAAGCTGATGCTTCTGATGTAGAAGAAAAAATCAAACCAAACACAAAATTAATCCTTTGTGAAAGCCCAGGTTCTATACTTTATGAAATCATAGACTTGCCAAAACTTTGTGAAATTGCACACAAACATAACATACCAGTAGCGATTGATAATACTTATTCAAGCGGGTATTTTTTAAATCCGCTTGAGCTTGGCGTGGATATTTCAGTGATTGCCGCAACTAAGTACTTAAGTGGGCATTCAGATGTTACTATGGGTATAGTGGTAATTAATGAAAAAGAATGGAAAAATTTTGACAAATTGCCAGAAGCTTTAGGATTTACTACAAGTCCTGATGATGCTTATTTAGTGCTTCGTGGTATGAGAACTTTAGATGTAAGAATGAAAGCTCATGAAAAAAGTGCAGATGAGGTAGTAGAGTTTTTACAAAGTAGAAAAGAAGTTAAAACAATTTTTTATCCAAAATTAAAAACCCATCCAAACCATGAAGTTTTTATGCGCGATCATAAAGGTGCTAATGGTATGGTAACGATTGAATTTGCAGATGGTATTTCAAAAGAACAAGCCATTGAGTTTGTAGATAATTTAGAGTATTTTTCAATCGGTGCAAGCTGGGGTGGATATGAGAGTTTAGCTACTGTTACTACTCCACCAAGAACGGCAACAGATTGGAGTGCTAGAGGGCCTTTTGTGAGATTTCATATAGGTCTTGAAGATAGTAAGGATTTGATTGCTGATTTAAAACAAGCATTTGAAAAAATAAATTTTAAAGGATAA
- the purB gene encoding adenylosuccinate lyase, with product MGVSVFDMRLLQDSWSTPAMRAIFSEENRIQKWLDVEAALAKAQAKLGIIPNEAAIEIAKKAHYKFMDMDFIFAEFKKTKHPLVPTVRGLEKACENGLGEYVHFGVTTQDIIDTGIVLQFKEAMALIKQDLKDIAKNLAKIAKEHKNTAMMGRTLALQALPITFGHKVAIWLSELNRHYERIIELEKRLYVGLIVGAVGTKASLSDKANEVEKLTLESLGLEVPDISWQPARDRFIELGYVLGNINATFNKIAHQLLILAHNEIDEIAEPFGKGQVGSSTMPHKRNPAVSENAVTVSNALRANIAILSDIERHEHERDGQVWKMEWKLLPEAFLMLSVVLANMKFVFDDLEVKKDKMLKNLDTLNGFVLAERVMFALSDHYGKQHAHEIVYEDAMRGIENHKTFKEVLLEDERVSKVLSEKDIDVLMDATTYVGYAPKLVDEFLEKIANAPILK from the coding sequence ATGGGTGTGAGTGTATTTGATATGAGGTTGCTTCAAGATTCTTGGAGTACCCCTGCAATGAGAGCTATTTTTAGTGAAGAAAATAGAATTCAAAAATGGCTTGATGTAGAAGCTGCTTTGGCAAAAGCCCAAGCAAAACTTGGCATTATCCCTAATGAAGCAGCTATAGAAATAGCTAAAAAAGCGCATTATAAATTTATGGATATGGATTTTATTTTTGCTGAGTTTAAAAAGACTAAACACCCTTTAGTGCCTACTGTGCGTGGTTTGGAAAAAGCTTGTGAAAATGGTCTTGGTGAATATGTACATTTTGGTGTAACAACACAAGATATCATTGATACAGGTATAGTTTTACAATTTAAAGAAGCTATGGCTTTAATCAAGCAAGATTTAAAAGATATAGCTAAAAATTTAGCAAAAATCGCAAAAGAGCATAAAAACACTGCGATGATGGGAAGAACCTTAGCTTTGCAAGCTTTACCTATAACTTTTGGACACAAAGTTGCAATTTGGCTTAGTGAGCTTAATCGCCACTATGAAAGAATTATTGAGCTTGAAAAAAGATTATATGTGGGATTAATCGTAGGTGCAGTGGGAACTAAAGCAAGTTTAAGTGACAAAGCTAATGAAGTAGAAAAACTTACTTTAGAAAGCTTAGGTTTAGAAGTTCCTGATATCTCATGGCAGCCAGCAAGAGATCGTTTTATTGAGCTTGGTTATGTTTTAGGTAATATCAATGCAACCTTTAACAAAATCGCACATCAGCTTTTAATCTTAGCTCATAATGAAATTGATGAAATTGCTGAGCCTTTTGGAAAAGGTCAAGTAGGAAGTTCTACTATGCCTCATAAAAGAAATCCTGCAGTAAGTGAAAACGCAGTGACTGTAAGTAATGCCCTAAGAGCTAATATTGCAATTTTAAGCGATATAGAAAGACATGAGCATGAAAGAGATGGTCAAGTTTGGAAAATGGAATGGAAGCTTTTGCCAGAAGCGTTTTTAATGCTTTCAGTGGTATTAGCAAATATGAAATTTGTCTTTGATGATTTAGAAGTTAAAAAAGACAAAATGCTAAAAAATCTTGATACGCTTAATGGCTTTGTATTAGCAGAACGTGTGATGTTTGCTTTGAGTGATCATTATGGTAAGCAACATGCGCATGAAATTGTTTATGAAGATGCTATGAGAGGCATAGAAAATCATAAAACTTTCAAAGAAGTTTTACTCGAAGATGAGCGTGTGAGCAAGGTTTTAAGTGAAAAAGATATTGATGTTTTAATGGATGCTACAACTTATGTAGGTTATGCACCAAAATTAGTTGATGAGTTCTTAGAAAAAATCGCTAATGCGCCAATTCTAAAGTAG
- a CDS encoding MmgE/PrpD family protein: MYLSEKLAEFIVNLDYEAIPSEVKQRAKDLMLDALGTALAAKNEACVLNATKAFETLSVNPSKKIWSGDKKLDVIYAAMVNAIAAHALDFDDTHTEAILHASAILTPLCLTYGFSVSKDGKKVLKAFIVGWEIAARVGIASKGSFHKRGFHTTAIAGIFGSVAASCVLLDLNKEQIINALGLAGSFASGVNEFLSNGSNSKVLHIANALKNGILVANFAKANMSGPLSIFEGRDNIFRTFGLEDECDKNELCKGLNEIWQVMQVSLKPYPSCHFAHGLIDCAMSLRNDGLKAQDIKSLHCFVDEVPISFICDPIEAKYTPQSAYAAKFSMPFLMALAFFDGKITLKSYENLNRAELIEFAKKISYEKKKSSGFPKYFPGHLEAVLNDGRVIKKDVLINKGNFDNPLSFDELKDKFLSNASIALSLEKAEELVKKLQNLENLNDFDF; this comes from the coding sequence ATGTATTTAAGTGAAAAACTAGCCGAATTTATCGTAAATTTAGACTATGAAGCTATTCCTAGTGAAGTAAAGCAAAGAGCAAAAGATCTTATGCTTGATGCACTAGGAACAGCTCTAGCTGCTAAAAATGAAGCTTGTGTTTTAAATGCAACTAAGGCTTTTGAAACTTTAAGCGTAAATCCTAGTAAAAAAATTTGGAGTGGGGATAAAAAGCTTGATGTAATTTATGCTGCGATGGTAAATGCTATTGCAGCACATGCCCTTGATTTTGATGATACTCATACTGAAGCTATTTTGCACGCTAGCGCTATTTTAACTCCACTTTGTTTAACTTATGGATTTAGCGTAAGTAAAGATGGGAAAAAAGTTTTAAAAGCCTTTATTGTTGGTTGGGAAATTGCTGCTAGAGTGGGTATAGCAAGCAAAGGAAGTTTCCATAAACGCGGCTTTCATACTACAGCTATAGCAGGAATTTTTGGTAGTGTAGCTGCAAGTTGTGTTTTACTTGATTTAAACAAAGAACAAATCATCAATGCACTAGGTTTAGCAGGAAGTTTTGCAAGTGGGGTAAATGAGTTTTTATCTAATGGTTCTAATTCTAAAGTTTTACACATAGCTAATGCTTTGAAAAATGGAATTTTAGTAGCAAATTTTGCAAAAGCTAATATGAGTGGTCCTTTGAGTATATTTGAAGGAAGGGATAATATCTTTAGAACTTTTGGCTTAGAAGATGAGTGTGATAAAAATGAACTTTGTAAGGGCTTGAATGAAATTTGGCAAGTAATGCAAGTTTCGTTAAAACCTTATCCAAGCTGTCATTTTGCACATGGGCTTATTGATTGTGCTATGAGTTTAAGAAATGATGGCTTAAAAGCACAAGATATCAAAAGTTTGCATTGTTTTGTAGATGAGGTGCCAATTTCATTTATCTGTGATCCAATAGAAGCAAAATACACTCCACAAAGTGCTTATGCTGCTAAATTTTCCATGCCTTTTTTAATGGCTTTGGCATTTTTTGATGGTAAGATCACTTTAAAATCTTATGAAAATTTAAATAGAGCTGAACTAATAGAATTTGCTAAAAAAATTAGCTATGAAAAGAAAAAATCTAGTGGTTTCCCTAAATACTTTCCAGGACATTTAGAAGCTGTTTTAAATGATGGAAGAGTAATTAAAAAAGATGTACTGATTAATAAAGGAAATTTTGATAATCCTTTAAGTTTTGATGAATTAAAAGATAAATTTCTTTCTAATGCTAGTATAGCACTTTCTTTAGAAAAGGCTGAGGAATTAGTCAAAAAGCTTCAAAATTTAGAAAATCTAAATGATTTTGATTTCTAG
- a CDS encoding FeoA family protein, translating into MTLDTLKDNEEAIIVGFEADKQLQARLFSFGFAKNKKVKKIRSSIANSTIMVELDTTCVILRSSEAKIIQISKEF; encoded by the coding sequence ATGACTTTAGATACATTAAAAGATAATGAAGAAGCTATTATAGTAGGCTTTGAAGCAGACAAACAACTCCAAGCAAGACTTTTTAGTTTTGGTTTTGCAAAAAACAAAAAAGTTAAAAAAATTCGCTCTTCTATAGCAAATTCTACTATCATGGTAGAACTTGATACAACTTGCGTGATTTTACGCTCAAGTGAAGCAAAAATAATACAAATTTCAAAAGAGTTTTAA
- the feoB gene encoding ferrous iron transport protein B, whose translation MKEIIVALVGQPNVGKSLLINALCKANMKVGNFSGVTVEKAEARLVYKNYEFKFIDLPGTYALDGYSEEEKITKDFLKKGEFDLVVNVLDSTNLERNLILSASLIEAKIKMIMALNMQDEAKNEGFSIDFKILSQLLNTPCLGVCAKTKENLNALLDLIISTHEAKFEAKERVYSDIIEEELAKISEVLNQNEITYLDFSTKDLALALLKNEANIVISHALRKILDEALEKIYMAYNSKDMESIFKEELIAFANGICAKVLSKGVKYKNHTKEIDSILINKFLGIPIFLFFMWALFQLTFTLGQIPMDYIEMFFANLGDMVKNNISNEFIASALADGVLGGVGAVITFLPNIMILFFGIALLETTGYMARVAFLLDGILYKFGLHGKSFIPLITGFGCSVPAFMATRTLKNKKDRLLTLFIINFMSCGARLPVYVLFVGVFFPADVAGNYLFGIYLLGAFLGLIAAKILRMSAFRGQDEPFVMEMPKYRMPNWNLVWFMVLNKAKMYLKKAGTFILIASLLIWFASNFPAQENNTQNALTQELQIENSYLGQFGKAIEPIFAPLGFDWKLSVSLVSGLAAKEVMISTMGVLYSLGDEVDETSLNLQEAIKENIPFNTAVAFILFVMIYNPCFAATIVFAKEAGNKKYAWYLFIFTSLCAYLVAFVGINIAKLII comes from the coding sequence ATGAAAGAAATCATTGTTGCTTTAGTAGGTCAGCCAAATGTTGGTAAAAGTTTATTAATTAATGCACTTTGCAAAGCTAATATGAAAGTTGGCAATTTTAGCGGTGTTACGGTTGAAAAAGCTGAGGCTAGATTAGTTTATAAAAATTATGAGTTTAAATTTATAGATTTACCAGGAACTTATGCATTAGATGGTTATAGCGAAGAAGAAAAAATTACAAAAGATTTTTTAAAAAAAGGTGAATTTGATCTTGTAGTAAATGTGCTTGATTCTACAAATTTAGAGCGTAATTTGATTTTGAGCGCATCTTTAATAGAAGCTAAAATCAAAATGATTATGGCTTTAAATATGCAAGATGAAGCTAAAAATGAGGGTTTTAGTATAGATTTTAAAATTTTATCCCAACTTCTAAATACACCTTGTCTTGGCGTGTGCGCTAAAACTAAAGAAAATTTAAATGCACTTTTGGATTTAATCATTTCAACCCATGAAGCTAAATTTGAAGCTAAAGAGCGTGTTTATAGCGATATCATAGAAGAAGAACTTGCAAAAATAAGTGAAGTTTTAAATCAAAATGAAATTACATATTTAGATTTTTCTACAAAAGATTTAGCACTTGCTTTACTTAAAAATGAAGCTAATATAGTCATTTCACACGCTTTGAGAAAAATACTTGATGAGGCTTTAGAAAAAATTTATATGGCATATAATAGCAAAGATATGGAAAGTATTTTTAAAGAAGAGCTAATTGCTTTTGCAAATGGTATATGTGCTAAGGTTTTAAGTAAGGGCGTTAAGTATAAAAATCATACCAAAGAAATAGATTCTATTTTAATTAATAAATTTTTAGGAATTCCTATATTTTTGTTTTTTATGTGGGCTTTATTTCAACTAACCTTTACTTTAGGGCAAATTCCTATGGATTATATAGAAATGTTTTTTGCTAATTTAGGTGATATGGTAAAAAATAATATTAGCAATGAATTTATCGCTTCAGCCTTAGCTGATGGTGTTTTAGGTGGGGTTGGTGCGGTTATAACTTTTTTACCAAATATTATGATTTTGTTTTTTGGTATAGCCTTGCTTGAAACAACTGGATATATGGCTAGGGTTGCATTTTTGCTAGATGGAATTTTATATAAATTTGGCTTACATGGTAAAAGTTTTATTCCTTTAATCACGGGTTTTGGTTGCTCAGTACCTGCATTTATGGCTACAAGAACTTTAAAAAATAAAAAAGATAGACTATTAACTCTTTTTATTATTAATTTTATGAGTTGTGGTGCAAGGCTTCCTGTGTATGTGCTTTTTGTTGGAGTGTTTTTTCCTGCTGATGTGGCGGGAAATTATCTTTTTGGGATTTATCTTCTAGGTGCGTTTTTGGGTTTGATTGCAGCTAAAATTTTAAGAATGAGTGCTTTTAGGGGACAAGATGAACCTTTTGTAATGGAAATGCCAAAATATAGAATGCCAAATTGGAATTTGGTATGGTTTATGGTGTTAAATAAAGCCAAAATGTATTTAAAAAAAGCAGGAACATTTATTTTGATAGCTTCTTTGCTTATTTGGTTTGCGAGTAATTTTCCTGCACAAGAAAATAATACTCAAAATGCTTTAACTCAAGAACTTCAGATAGAAAATAGTTATCTTGGACAATTTGGTAAAGCAATAGAACCTATTTTTGCACCACTTGGCTTTGATTGGAAACTTAGTGTATCTTTGGTAAGTGGTTTAGCTGCTAAAGAAGTGATGATTTCTACTATGGGTGTGCTTTATTCTTTAGGTGATGAAGTTGATGAGACAAGTTTAAATTTACAAGAAGCCATAAAAGAAAACATCCCTTTTAATACAGCAGTAGCTTTTATACTTTTTGTTATGATTTATAATCCTTGCTTTGCAGCAACCATAGTTTTTGCTAAAGAAGCAGGAAATAAAAAATATGCATGGTATCTTTTTATATTTACATCTTTATGTGCGTATTTGGTTGCTTTTGTAGGGATTAATATTGCTAAATTGATAATTTAA
- the tenA gene encoding thiaminase II: MLLDRLIKENKKTWDQYIHHEFVKKLQNGTLEKDVFLFYLKQDYIFLNNYAKCYALLALNANNAKEIQFAIKNQNYTLEGELELHRSILKLGIDVEKLDYKDESLTNIAYTRYLLSVGQNGDYLDMLCALSACAIGYAYIGEEIYKGLDKQNLENHPYKEWILTYAGKEFQDEIKEFKDFFNSYANSISEEKFKKLNEIFYTTVRLETAFWQHSLEQKMEI; the protein is encoded by the coding sequence ATGCTTTTAGATAGACTTATAAAAGAAAATAAAAAAACTTGGGATCAATACATCCATCATGAATTTGTAAAAAAACTTCAAAATGGCACTTTAGAAAAAGATGTATTTTTATTTTATCTTAAACAAGATTATATCTTTTTAAACAATTACGCAAAATGCTATGCCCTGCTTGCTTTAAATGCAAATAATGCTAAAGAAATTCAATTTGCCATTAAAAATCAAAACTACACTTTAGAAGGAGAATTGGAACTTCATAGAAGTATTTTAAAGCTAGGTATTGATGTAGAAAAACTAGACTATAAAGATGAAAGTTTAACCAATATTGCTTATACAAGGTACTTACTAAGTGTGGGACAAAATGGAGATTATTTAGATATGCTATGTGCTTTGAGTGCTTGTGCTATAGGCTATGCATATATAGGAGAAGAAATTTATAAAGGACTTGATAAACAAAACTTAGAAAATCATCCTTACAAAGAGTGGATTTTAACCTATGCGGGAAAAGAATTTCAAGATGAAATTAAAGAATTTAAAGATTTTTTTAATTCTTATGCAAATAGCATTAGCGAAGAAAAATTTAAAAAATTAAACGAAATTTTTTATACTACTGTAAGACTTGAAACAGCCTTTTGGCAACATTCTTTAGAGCAAAAAATGGAAATTTAA